The following are encoded in a window of Desulfopila inferna genomic DNA:
- a CDS encoding twin-arginine translocase TatA/TatE family subunit, with protein sequence MFGLGMPELIVILVIIVIIFGAGKLPEIGSGIGKGIKNFKEATKQQEEKSAKKIDEEDDKKDSSA encoded by the coding sequence ATGTTTGGACTTGGAATGCCGGAACTCATAGTGATTCTGGTTATTATTGTAATAATTTTCGGTGCCGGCAAACTCCCGGAAATTGGTTCCGGTATCGGTAAAGGTATCAAGAATTTTAAGGAAGCCACAAAACAGCAGGAAGAGAAATCAGCAAAAAAAATCGATGAGGAAGATGATAAAAAAGATTCATCTGCCTGA
- the tatA gene encoding twin-arginine translocase TatA/TatE family subunit, producing the protein MFGLGTPELVVILGIAFLIFGGKKLPEIGSGLGKAISSFKKGISEVEDGGKEIVDGIPGVKEVAEVKETIDQVKNIGKVS; encoded by the coding sequence ATGTTCGGATTGGGAACCCCCGAGTTGGTGGTGATTTTGGGAATAGCCTTCCTTATTTTCGGCGGAAAAAAATTACCGGAAATCGGATCAGGCCTGGGAAAGGCAATCTCTTCCTTCAAAAAAGGTATAAGTGAGGTTGAAGATGGCGGAAAAGAAATAGTCGACGGCATCCCGGGCGTCAAGGAAGTAGCTGAAGTAAAAGAAACGATTGACCAGGTTAAAAATATCGGCAAGGTTAGTTAG
- a CDS encoding glutamate synthase, translating to MCRLALKSANEPFSPYSVLTAMEAMQEGYDGSGLGLLLRGLEFEDFKYNPRFPILSGIAHSKKAEYRLDEYMDANGYELKYDHRFAMQTGIIDSNDRYRYFLRAYRMPEGFKEESQEVREAELLRARIALRRIGEEHGGDLSVFSFYPDVATIKEVGWPMQIGDALRLHDGQIKSRVCMAQGRQNTNYGINLYACHPFFIQGIATMTNGENTAFVPIRDWLLGRNLPGYMGYQSDSEVFAHILHYTLKELKLPLQAYKHIITPLSNRELENHPQGDFLRGLRNVCKRLIIDGPNAVIGTLADETCLLVMDQKKLRPATVGGRPGEWAIASEMCGVDALVPDRDPFLDFQPMREHTVLIPPDRKELTIWSQLDPYPLPQAA from the coding sequence ATGTGTCGTTTAGCCTTAAAATCCGCCAATGAACCATTTTCGCCGTATTCGGTTCTGACAGCCATGGAGGCCATGCAGGAAGGCTACGACGGCTCGGGACTTGGCCTTTTGCTGCGCGGACTGGAGTTTGAAGATTTCAAATATAACCCTAGATTTCCGATATTATCAGGCATTGCCCACTCCAAAAAGGCGGAATACCGGCTTGATGAATATATGGACGCCAACGGTTATGAACTGAAATACGATCATCGCTTTGCCATGCAGACCGGCATAATCGATTCCAATGACCGCTATCGCTATTTTCTCAGAGCCTACAGAATGCCTGAAGGTTTTAAAGAAGAATCACAGGAGGTCCGGGAAGCGGAACTGCTTCGTGCCCGCATCGCCCTTCGCCGGATCGGTGAGGAACATGGAGGGGACCTCTCGGTATTTTCCTTCTATCCCGACGTCGCCACGATCAAGGAAGTGGGCTGGCCAATGCAGATCGGCGATGCACTCCGCCTCCATGACGGCCAGATCAAATCACGTGTCTGTATGGCCCAGGGGCGGCAGAACACCAATTATGGCATTAACCTCTATGCCTGTCATCCCTTCTTTATCCAGGGCATAGCCACCATGACCAATGGTGAAAACACCGCCTTCGTCCCCATTCGTGATTGGCTGCTGGGACGAAATCTTCCCGGTTATATGGGATACCAGAGCGATTCAGAGGTTTTCGCCCATATTCTGCATTACACGCTGAAAGAGCTGAAATTGCCCCTGCAGGCCTATAAACATATAATTACCCCGCTGAGCAACAGAGAGTTGGAAAATCATCCACAGGGAGATTTCCTGCGCGGTCTCCGCAATGTCTGTAAACGATTGATCATAGATGGACCAAATGCCGTCATCGGCACCCTCGCCGATGAAACCTGCCTCCTGGTCATGGATCAGAAAAAGCTGAGGCCGGCCACGGTGGGGGGACGCCCCGGAGAATGGGCGATTGCCTCGGAGATGTGCGGCGTCGACGCTCTGGTACCGGATCGTGATCCCTTCCTCGATTTTCAGCCGATGCGCGAACATACAGTATTAATTCCACCTGATAGAAAGGAACTGACAATATGGTCTCAGCTCGATCCGTATCCGTTGCCCCAGGCAGCTTAA
- a CDS encoding glutamate synthase-related protein encodes MVSARSVSVAPGSLTYSDLTWIISHREDRCTLCGRCTAVCPKGSIYLAHRRQRMPKLDVFATKRETGYRTFTGIRQKTDLEHACIGCAMCEMVCPNEAISPMPNSNENRTVFFRNQKGEPHKRGGRRNVSGPTLLDRIMFDRISMLTDPALDAGRHEFNITTSLGRVLAPEDFLERSLNGGWIPPTREIFPFVIGSMSFGALSPNMWLGLLQGVAYCNEVLGIPVVMCTGEGGCPPWVLRSPYLKYIILQIASGYFGWDEIIRAIPEMQCDPAAIEIKYGQGAKPGDGGLLMWFKVSKLIAKLRGVPEGVDLPSPPVHQTLYSIEESVMKMMQSLSTAFGHKVPVYPKISASTSAKSVLNNLVRNPYAAGLMIDGIDGGTGAAYDVSMNATGHPIASNVRECYLDLVKQGKQNEIPIFAAGGIGKNGNVTQNGMALIMLGASGVHIGKYVMQAAAGCLGNEKDRCNVCNLGICPKGITSQNPKLYRRLDPDLVAQRVVDMFMSIQTESKKIMAPLGRSQSLPVGMSDAIGINDKAAADLLQIKYVC; translated from the coding sequence ATGGTCTCAGCTCGATCCGTATCCGTTGCCCCAGGCAGCTTAACCTATAGCGACCTCACCTGGATTATCAGCCATCGCGAGGACAGGTGTACCCTTTGCGGGCGCTGTACCGCGGTTTGCCCGAAAGGCTCAATTTATCTGGCCCATCGCAGGCAGCGAATGCCTAAGCTCGATGTATTCGCAACTAAGCGAGAAACCGGCTACCGCACCTTTACCGGCATTCGTCAGAAAACCGATCTGGAACATGCCTGTATCGGCTGTGCCATGTGTGAAATGGTCTGCCCCAACGAGGCCATCTCGCCGATGCCGAACAGCAATGAAAACCGCACGGTCTTTTTCCGCAACCAGAAGGGCGAGCCCCATAAACGAGGGGGAAGGAGAAATGTCAGCGGCCCCACCCTGCTGGACCGCATCATGTTCGACCGCATCTCGATGCTCACCGATCCGGCACTGGATGCCGGCCGCCATGAGTTTAACATAACCACCTCCCTGGGAAGAGTACTGGCGCCGGAAGATTTTCTGGAGAGAAGCCTGAACGGGGGCTGGATTCCGCCGACCCGGGAGATCTTTCCCTTTGTTATCGGCTCGATGTCGTTCGGCGCACTCTCGCCCAATATGTGGCTTGGTCTCCTGCAGGGTGTGGCCTACTGCAATGAGGTGCTCGGCATTCCGGTGGTTATGTGCACCGGTGAGGGCGGCTGTCCTCCGTGGGTTTTGAGGAGCCCCTATCTTAAATACATCATTCTGCAGATAGCTTCCGGCTATTTCGGCTGGGATGAAATTATTCGGGCTATTCCTGAAATGCAGTGTGATCCGGCCGCTATTGAAATCAAATACGGTCAGGGTGCCAAACCCGGCGACGGCGGTCTGCTCATGTGGTTCAAGGTTTCCAAGTTGATCGCCAAACTGCGCGGAGTACCGGAGGGAGTCGACTTGCCTTCTCCTCCGGTCCACCAGACGTTGTATTCCATTGAGGAAAGTGTCATGAAAATGATGCAGAGTCTCTCCACCGCCTTTGGCCATAAAGTACCCGTCTATCCCAAAATATCCGCCTCCACCTCAGCCAAATCAGTGCTCAACAATCTGGTGCGTAATCCCTACGCCGCCGGACTGATGATCGACGGCATCGACGGTGGAACCGGCGCAGCATATGATGTTTCCATGAATGCCACCGGACACCCGATCGCCTCCAATGTCCGGGAGTGCTATCTCGATCTTGTCAAACAGGGTAAACAGAACGAAATACCTATTTTCGCAGCAGGAGGAATCGGCAAGAACGGCAATGTCACCCAGAACGGCATGGCGCTGATCATGCTGGGCGCCTCGGGAGTTCATATCGGTAAATACGTGATGCAGGCCGCCGCTGGCTGTCTTGGCAATGAGAAAGACCGCTGTAATGTCTGCAACCTCGGCATCTGCCCTAAGGGTATCACCAGCCAGAATCCCAAATTATACCGCAGGCTCGATCCCGATCTTGTTGCTCAGAGGGTTGTCGATATGTTCATGTCAATTCAGACAGAGAGCAAAAAGATCATGGCCCCACTGGGCAGATCGCAGAGCCTGCCGGTGGGGATGTCCGATGCCATCGGCATCAATGACAAGGCGGCTGCCGATCTTCTGCAAATCAAATATGTCTGTTAA
- a CDS encoding FAD-dependent oxidoreductase has protein sequence MTATVIKGLDTQGQRISSMEFEKLVRQAAQETSDLVLESYGQHNIGIRLEKEEGLNIRLNGPAGQRLGCMGMPGTTITCEGAASDDVGFLNIGAEIIVKGNATNGVCNAMANGKVSIGGSIGARGLTMTKWNPDHDRPELWVLGSTGDSFAEFNCGGIAVVCGIEAKNPDNILGYRPCVGMVGGMIYFRGKIDDSFSKTNARRQPLDDDQWQWLNDRIPSFLDKIDRAELLTELGNREEWQVLVAISPQERALMFSGPMPMAQFRNEFWNNAFGGGDPLRDLSPGLDRSPVDAIVSGELRRFKPYWANCEHAAPCTYYCPIHIPTVDRLRLIREGRIDEAYDMVLRYTPLPGSVCGAICPNLCMENCSRRGVDQSIEMQVLGRAVSNHKAPAAAEPIGRKVAVIGGGPGGMNAAWQLALGGVEVHIFEKDDKLGGKLAQVVPWERLSQAIWDEEIHRFLETPNLHAHFGVDMDKEGFTRLRDEFDYVIIAVGTHNPRRLQFPGSDRVIPALDFLKSAKGDAATKIGREVVVIGAGNVGCDVACEAYRLGAEKVTLVDIQKPLAFGAEKEAAERHGAQFLWPVKTAEVTDQGLVTNDGTCIPAQTVIISIGDVPALPFLPESVETVSVGGATWIKTDKAHLTADPKVLAIGDVERPGLATNALGAGKTAAEFIMAQLKGLPWQPFTREVIPQQALTITHYVPETADGSEENQAKRCLSCASCRDCHLCETICPTGAISRREIEPAMAAGALIKANYEYVSDDDKCIACGFCADTCPCGIWTMNSY, from the coding sequence GTGACTGCGACCGTCATTAAAGGCCTCGACACCCAGGGGCAGCGTATTAGTTCAATGGAATTTGAGAAACTTGTGCGCCAGGCTGCACAGGAGACCTCCGATCTTGTCCTGGAGTCCTATGGTCAGCATAATATCGGCATCCGTCTGGAAAAGGAGGAAGGACTCAACATACGCCTCAACGGTCCGGCCGGTCAGCGGCTCGGCTGCATGGGCATGCCTGGAACGACGATAACTTGCGAGGGTGCGGCATCCGATGATGTGGGCTTCCTCAATATCGGTGCGGAAATTATTGTCAAGGGCAATGCAACCAACGGCGTCTGCAACGCCATGGCCAACGGTAAGGTCAGTATTGGGGGGTCCATTGGAGCCCGCGGACTCACCATGACCAAGTGGAATCCTGATCATGACCGTCCGGAACTCTGGGTTCTGGGTTCAACCGGTGACTCCTTCGCGGAATTCAACTGCGGCGGCATCGCTGTTGTCTGCGGGATTGAAGCGAAAAATCCGGATAACATCCTTGGCTATCGACCATGTGTGGGGATGGTCGGCGGCATGATCTATTTTCGCGGCAAAATTGATGATTCCTTTTCCAAAACCAATGCCAGACGGCAACCGCTCGACGATGACCAGTGGCAATGGTTGAACGACAGGATCCCTTCCTTTCTCGATAAAATAGACAGGGCAGAATTGCTGACGGAACTCGGCAACCGTGAAGAATGGCAGGTTCTCGTTGCCATTTCACCTCAGGAAAGGGCCCTGATGTTTTCCGGGCCGATGCCGATGGCGCAGTTTCGCAATGAATTCTGGAACAACGCCTTCGGCGGCGGCGATCCCCTGCGCGATCTCTCTCCCGGTCTTGACAGAAGCCCCGTGGATGCCATCGTCTCCGGCGAATTGCGCAGATTCAAACCCTACTGGGCCAACTGTGAACATGCCGCCCCGTGTACATACTATTGCCCTATTCACATCCCCACGGTCGACCGCCTGCGTCTGATCCGCGAGGGCCGCATCGACGAGGCCTACGACATGGTTCTGCGTTATACGCCGCTGCCCGGTTCGGTCTGCGGAGCCATCTGTCCCAACCTCTGTATGGAAAACTGTTCCCGTCGTGGTGTCGACCAGTCCATAGAGATGCAGGTCCTGGGCCGTGCTGTCAGCAACCATAAAGCTCCGGCAGCTGCCGAACCGATCGGCAGGAAAGTGGCCGTTATCGGCGGCGGTCCCGGTGGGATGAATGCTGCATGGCAGCTTGCCCTTGGCGGGGTTGAGGTCCATATCTTTGAAAAAGACGATAAACTCGGCGGCAAACTTGCCCAGGTCGTCCCCTGGGAACGCTTATCCCAGGCAATCTGGGACGAGGAGATACACCGTTTCCTGGAGACTCCGAACCTTCATGCACATTTCGGCGTGGACATGGACAAGGAAGGTTTTACAAGATTGCGAGATGAGTTTGACTATGTCATTATCGCGGTGGGCACTCACAACCCCAGGCGGCTGCAGTTTCCCGGAAGCGACAGGGTCATTCCCGCCCTGGATTTTCTTAAATCAGCAAAAGGCGACGCGGCAACAAAGATAGGCCGGGAGGTTGTCGTTATCGGCGCGGGAAATGTCGGCTGCGATGTCGCCTGCGAAGCATATCGCCTCGGGGCTGAAAAGGTTACTCTGGTCGACATCCAGAAACCGCTGGCATTCGGCGCCGAGAAGGAGGCAGCCGAACGTCACGGAGCTCAGTTTCTCTGGCCGGTCAAAACCGCAGAGGTAACCGACCAGGGTCTTGTCACCAATGATGGTACATGCATACCGGCGCAAACGGTCATTATCTCTATTGGAGATGTCCCCGCACTTCCCTTCCTTCCCGAATCGGTGGAAACCGTAAGTGTCGGCGGGGCCACCTGGATCAAGACCGACAAAGCTCATCTTACCGCTGATCCCAAGGTTCTGGCCATCGGCGATGTAGAGCGCCCCGGGCTCGCCACCAATGCTCTTGGAGCCGGTAAGACCGCGGCGGAATTCATCATGGCACAACTCAAGGGACTGCCCTGGCAGCCTTTTACCAGGGAGGTCATTCCCCAGCAGGCCCTTACCATCACCCATTATGTTCCGGAAACAGCGGACGGCAGCGAAGAAAATCAGGCTAAACGTTGTCTTTCCTGTGCTTCCTGCCGGGATTGTCATCTCTGTGAAACTATCTGCCCGACCGGAGCTATCAGCAGAAGGGAGATCGAACCGGCGATGGCGGCGGGGGCCCTCATCAAGGCAAACTACGAATATGTCTCCGATGATGACAAATGCATCGCCTGCGGTTTTTGCGCCGATACCTGTCCCTGCGGTATCTGGACAATGAATTCCTACTGA
- a CDS encoding metallophosphoesterase, translating into MSNILKKLLQPIDQTQKIRGVLVPVGLEFLQLIVTGPPGAGKTYYINQIGGWPNEGYLDLTVKKWWKNQSLIYRPREVHLGLPFKGVAEALTVFDKEWLEASPPFILECDRIRIPPAGDSFLTTDWKHRYVFEFIIPDPRTVYERRKERHKEGYFPVDDDLSLQMVINQAEVYREVALYLHRAKMQVYVREDINSPPMRIVEKGEAGIPSWLLPKNERAGVIAIQGSWKNLFLKRKAINWLNVSRAPQEITSPSRIAHDGKTFELRLGKQLLHFHPEVPLGVKKKHIKKNWLIFSPLSCCIKNILGFARLCVGDSVIIGRENTLYTDLFDLDNTVAQRHIQVTNRNGDLILTPLDPDAKVSIMRSDEQDNREKVETYRHEALLSIKQVYGGPVKILGKYKAIRLLNDVTRIIANDTYALKNRNNKAGGIIVLPDFLTPIIVGDLHAQVDNLLKILSENYLIECLSANTACLIILGDAVHSEIVNEMDDFDSSILMMDLILTLKKSFPDNFFYLRGNHDSFAPELSKNGIPQGALMQKRLTELRGPDYAQAMDNLYHTLPYIVKNSTFVSCHAAPPISKASLEQLINIDEYPQIIKEITTSRVQRQHYLNGYKKKHVKRFRKNLGLPKGSPVIVGHTPLDPFGSFWRDVSNIKGHHIIYSGHQEGAMALLIEKNRIIPLAFPAEPLCKLIDKIQ; encoded by the coding sequence ATGAGCAATATTCTTAAAAAACTACTTCAACCCATAGACCAGACTCAAAAAATCCGCGGGGTTCTCGTCCCTGTCGGCCTGGAGTTTCTGCAGTTAATTGTCACCGGCCCACCGGGTGCGGGCAAAACCTATTATATAAATCAAATCGGAGGATGGCCCAATGAAGGCTATCTCGATTTAACCGTAAAAAAATGGTGGAAAAACCAGAGTCTTATCTACCGTCCTCGAGAGGTTCATCTGGGGCTTCCCTTTAAGGGAGTGGCTGAGGCGCTTACTGTTTTCGACAAGGAATGGCTTGAAGCCTCACCACCCTTTATTCTGGAATGTGACCGCATTCGAATTCCGCCTGCCGGAGATTCATTTCTCACTACGGACTGGAAGCACAGATATGTGTTTGAATTTATCATCCCCGATCCCAGGACCGTCTATGAGCGCAGAAAGGAACGGCACAAGGAAGGCTATTTTCCAGTTGATGACGACCTTTCTCTACAAATGGTAATCAATCAGGCGGAAGTCTATCGTGAAGTGGCTCTGTACCTGCACCGCGCTAAAATGCAGGTGTATGTTCGAGAGGACATCAACTCCCCGCCAATGAGAATTGTTGAAAAAGGTGAAGCCGGCATCCCTTCATGGCTGCTCCCTAAGAACGAGAGAGCAGGAGTGATCGCAATTCAGGGCAGCTGGAAAAACCTCTTTCTCAAAAGAAAAGCGATCAACTGGCTAAACGTTTCCAGGGCACCGCAGGAAATCACTTCGCCAAGCAGGATCGCCCATGACGGCAAGACCTTCGAATTGCGACTTGGCAAACAACTCCTCCACTTCCATCCGGAAGTTCCTCTTGGCGTGAAAAAGAAGCATATCAAGAAAAACTGGCTGATTTTTTCACCCTTATCCTGCTGTATCAAGAACATCCTCGGATTTGCCAGGCTCTGTGTGGGAGATTCGGTGATAATAGGCAGGGAGAATACTCTCTATACCGATCTGTTCGATCTGGATAACACCGTCGCTCAACGACACATTCAGGTTACCAACAGAAATGGCGATCTTATCCTGACCCCTCTTGATCCCGACGCTAAAGTGAGCATCATGCGTTCGGATGAACAGGATAACCGTGAAAAAGTGGAGACTTACCGACATGAGGCGCTTTTATCCATCAAGCAAGTCTATGGAGGTCCCGTCAAGATTCTCGGCAAATACAAGGCGATCAGACTGTTAAATGACGTAACCAGGATAATTGCTAATGATACCTATGCGCTCAAAAACAGAAACAATAAGGCGGGAGGCATCATAGTCCTGCCGGACTTCCTGACTCCCATCATCGTTGGCGACCTGCACGCTCAGGTAGATAATCTGCTCAAAATTCTCTCGGAAAACTACCTGATCGAATGTCTCTCCGCCAACACAGCATGTCTCATAATTCTAGGAGATGCTGTGCATTCGGAAATCGTCAATGAAATGGACGACTTTGACAGTTCGATTCTGATGATGGATCTTATCCTGACTCTCAAGAAATCGTTTCCGGACAATTTTTTCTATCTGCGCGGTAATCATGACAGCTTCGCTCCTGAACTGAGTAAGAATGGTATTCCCCAAGGCGCTCTGATGCAAAAGAGACTCACCGAACTCCGCGGACCGGATTATGCTCAGGCAATGGATAATCTCTACCATACCCTGCCGTATATCGTCAAAAACAGCACCTTCGTCTCCTGCCATGCGGCACCGCCGATAAGCAAGGCCTCCCTCGAGCAGCTTATCAATATTGACGAATATCCCCAGATTATCAAAGAAATTACAACCAGCAGGGTGCAGCGTCAACACTATCTCAACGGGTATAAGAAGAAGCATGTTAAACGTTTCAGAAAAAACCTGGGATTACCAAAAGGCAGCCCGGTCATCGTCGGCCACACACCACTGGATCCCTTTGGCAGCTTCTGGAGGGACGTAAGTAATATTAAGGGACATCATATCATCTACAGCGGGCATCAGGAGGGAGCCATGGCATTGCTCATTGAAAAAAACCGGATTATCCCCTTGGCCTTTCCGGCGGAACCTCTCTGCAAACTTATCGATAAAATCCAGTAA
- a CDS encoding TIGR00153 family protein, producing the protein MPFRSTSPLSRLLRKSPFKPIQEHMRAVFVCICSLPPLFEALFDQDREKVLEHAEQIRNLETEADKIKSRFRLNMPKTLLLPVDREDLLNLIADQDSLADICENIGKILTYRDMEVPHTLKPYIDELLEGTIEVSGEARKMIEELDELVEVGFGGGREIEKVSKIIAGVRKSEHNIDGVLNRTRQELFAIESELNPVDVMFWYKIIELLSNISDQAENMADRLLLFLSR; encoded by the coding sequence ATGCCGTTCCGATCAACAAGTCCTCTTTCACGTTTATTACGTAAGTCTCCGTTTAAGCCGATTCAGGAACATATGCGCGCCGTGTTTGTCTGCATATGTTCATTACCACCCCTGTTTGAAGCCCTTTTTGATCAGGACCGTGAGAAGGTGCTGGAACACGCGGAACAGATCCGCAACCTGGAGACCGAAGCTGACAAGATCAAAAGCAGATTCAGACTCAATATGCCCAAGACCCTGCTTCTTCCCGTCGACAGGGAAGATCTCCTTAATTTGATTGCAGATCAGGACAGTCTGGCAGACATATGCGAAAACATCGGAAAAATACTTACCTATCGCGACATGGAGGTCCCCCACACACTCAAACCATATATTGACGAATTGTTGGAAGGCACAATAGAAGTCAGCGGTGAGGCCAGAAAGATGATCGAAGAACTCGACGAACTGGTCGAGGTTGGTTTCGGTGGCGGCCGGGAGATAGAGAAGGTAAGCAAAATTATTGCCGGGGTTCGCAAAAGCGAACACAATATCGACGGTGTGCTCAACCGGACACGTCAGGAACTGTTTGCAATAGAAAGCGAATTGAATCCCGTTGATGTCATGTTCTGGTATAAAATTATTGAACTGTTGAGCAACATATCCGATCAGGCGGAAAACATGGCGGATAGACTGTTACTCTTTCTGTCCAGATAG
- a CDS encoding inorganic phosphate transporter, producing the protein MDILTTYGTILMALAIIFGLYMTWGIGANDLANAMGTSVGAGAVTVKQAIFIAIVFEFLGAVIAGGHVTSTIRKGIIDPAGIIDNPEILVYGMLASLLAAAFWLMIASTKGWPVSTTHSIIGALIGFAIVGIGPESVKWDKVMKIVASWIISPAIGGTISFLLVMSTRKLILDTDNPLKNAKRYAPFYIFIVGFIISLVTLFKGLKHLNIELSGPESFAFAALIGLLTAAIGWYFVRNIQDIPNENREFHYTSVEKVFTPMMLFTACAMAFAHGSNDVANGIGPLAAVVSIISSGGEVMQSSELPLWILILGGSGIVLGLVTLGYRVMLTVGKRITELTPSRGFCAELAAATTVVLASRTGLPVSTTHILVGAVLGVGLARGIGALDLRVIGNIILSWLVTLPAGAVMAMIFFFTLKGIFG; encoded by the coding sequence GTGGATATTTTGACGACTTATGGAACCATCTTAATGGCCCTTGCCATTATTTTCGGACTGTATATGACATGGGGGATCGGGGCCAATGATCTCGCCAACGCCATGGGAACCTCGGTAGGTGCCGGGGCAGTCACGGTCAAGCAGGCTATTTTCATCGCTATTGTCTTTGAATTTCTTGGGGCCGTCATCGCCGGAGGCCATGTTACCTCGACAATACGCAAAGGCATAATTGATCCCGCCGGTATCATCGATAATCCGGAAATTCTGGTTTACGGCATGCTGGCCTCTCTTCTTGCCGCCGCCTTCTGGCTGATGATCGCCTCGACAAAAGGATGGCCGGTTTCAACGACTCATTCAATCATCGGCGCATTGATAGGTTTTGCCATCGTCGGTATCGGGCCTGAGTCGGTAAAGTGGGATAAAGTCATGAAGATAGTCGCCAGCTGGATCATATCACCGGCCATAGGCGGCACCATCTCTTTCCTTCTGGTCATGAGCACCAGAAAACTCATCCTCGATACGGATAATCCGCTGAAAAATGCCAAAAGATACGCACCGTTTTATATTTTTATAGTGGGCTTTATCATATCGCTTGTCACTCTCTTCAAGGGGCTGAAGCATCTCAACATTGAACTCAGCGGTCCGGAAAGCTTTGCCTTTGCCGCTCTCATAGGGCTGCTGACCGCCGCTATCGGCTGGTATTTTGTCAGAAATATCCAAGATATTCCCAATGAAAACAGAGAATTTCATTACACCAGCGTGGAAAAGGTCTTTACCCCGATGATGCTCTTTACCGCCTGCGCCATGGCCTTTGCCCATGGTTCCAATGACGTTGCCAACGGCATCGGTCCTCTTGCCGCGGTGGTAAGCATTATCAGCTCTGGTGGAGAAGTGATGCAGAGTTCGGAATTGCCCCTGTGGATTCTTATTCTGGGCGGCAGCGGAATCGTGCTGGGCCTTGTCACCCTGGGATATCGTGTCATGCTGACAGTAGGTAAAAGAATTACCGAACTGACGCCCTCCCGCGGTTTTTGTGCTGAACTGGCGGCAGCGACAACCGTAGTGCTGGCATCCAGAACAGGTCTCCCGGTTTCGACGACGCATATCCTGGTTGGAGCGGTCCTCGGCGTCGGACTTGCCCGAGGCATAGGCGCCCTGGATTTACGCGTCATCGGCAACATCATCCTCTCCTGGCTGGTCACCCTGCCGGCCGGAGCCGTCATGGCCATGATATTCTTTTTTACTTTGAAGGGAATTTTCGGGTAA
- a CDS encoding formate dehydrogenase accessory protein FdhE: MTIDIQALIEQRPHLKDPLELFAKWQRFQDEVDKLLSKPDSAVSSEEAKAYSRESVGRVFKLFVSIFNLPGEQLEPLHKVLEKGDIDFMQFPIDKIPTVSSLPYNKEELAGILFLLSRPYFLALRETFQLDGREWEAGRCPLCSAQAALASIVEGPQRRLHCSFCGTTGTFKFIGCPNCGCVDTDKLSTILSEDEPGFRISTCDECKSYVKVMEHPIIKEMSIDLADMVSLPLDIVAQGKGYARMAPNPISLKKME, encoded by the coding sequence ATGACTATAGATATTCAGGCATTGATTGAACAACGGCCTCATCTCAAGGATCCGCTTGAGCTCTTTGCCAAATGGCAGCGTTTTCAGGATGAAGTTGACAAGCTTCTGTCCAAACCTGATTCAGCGGTGTCATCCGAAGAAGCCAAGGCATATTCCCGTGAAAGCGTCGGCCGTGTTTTTAAATTGTTTGTATCCATTTTCAATCTGCCAGGCGAACAATTAGAGCCTCTTCACAAAGTATTGGAAAAGGGCGATATAGATTTTATGCAGTTTCCGATCGACAAAATTCCGACTGTTTCCTCTCTTCCTTATAACAAAGAAGAACTGGCCGGTATCCTGTTCCTGCTGAGCAGACCCTATTTTTTGGCCCTGCGCGAGACTTTCCAACTTGATGGCAGGGAGTGGGAAGCTGGAAGATGCCCTCTCTGTTCGGCACAGGCTGCGCTGGCATCCATTGTTGAAGGGCCGCAACGGCGCCTGCACTGCTCCTTCTGTGGGACCACTGGGACATTCAAATTTATTGGCTGCCCGAACTGCGGATGTGTTGATACGGACAAACTCAGCACCATTCTTTCCGAGGATGAACCCGGTTTTCGGATTTCCACCTGTGATGAGTGCAAAAGTTATGTAAAGGTCATGGAGCACCCTATAATCAAGGAAATGTCAATAGACCTTGCGGATATGGTTAGCCTCCCGCTCGATATCGTCGCTCAGGGCAAGGGATATGCTCGTATGGCGCCAAACCCGATTAGCCTAAAGAAGATGGAGTAA